Part of the Paenibacillus sp. FSL R7-0273 genome is shown below.
TTAGGCCTGTTACTCACTCGTTGGTCAGTTTTGAGAGTTTAAGCTCTCAAGTAGTACCTTGATCCTTGAAAACTGGATACCGAAACGAATTTGCGTTTTAGAACATCTTTTAGCTGAAACTTGTGTAAGCAAGTTGAAATAGTTATTAGTGCAGAACGAAGGTTTTCGATTGTGAAGCGACCTTTGGCTTTGAATGTGTTTGTGAATGGAGCAATCCATGAACAGCATTCAAAACAAGATGAGTGAACAAGCGAAATACCGGAGTGACGGTTAAGCTAATAAGAGCACACGGAGGATGCCTAGGCGCCAGGAGCCGACGAAGGACGTGGCGAACAACGAAACTGCCTCGGGGAGCTGTAAGCAAGCTTTGATCCGGGGGTGTCCGAATGGGGAAACCCAACTGTGGTAATTCGCAGTTACTCACATCTGAATACATAGGGTGTGTAGAGGCAGACCAGGGGAACTGAAACATCTAAGTACCCTGAGGAAGAGAAAACAATAGTGATTCCGTCAGTAGCGGCGAGCGAACGCGGAACAGCCTAAACCAGGGGGCTTGCCTCCTGGGGTTGTGGGACGTCTCACATGGAGTTACAAAGGAATATGGTAGGCGAAGAGGTCTGGAAAGGCCCGCGATAGAGGTAAAAGCCCTGTAGCCTAAACTGTGTTCTCTCCGAGACGGATCCCGAGTAGTGCGGGGCACGTGAAACCCCGTATGAATCCGGCAGGACCATCTGTCAAGGCTAAATACTACCTGGCGACCGATAGTGAAACAGTACCGTGAGGGAAAGGTGAAAAGCACCCCGGAAGGGGAGTGAAATAGAACCTGAAACCGTGTGCTTACAAAAAGTCAGAGCCCGATCTATGGGTGATGGCGTGCCTTTTGTAGAATGAACCGGCGAGTTACGTTTAACATGCAAGGTTAAGGTGAGAAGCCGGAGCCGCAGCGAAAGCGAGTCTGAATAGGGCGATTTAGTATGTGGACGTAGACCCGAAACCGTGTGATCTACCCCTGTCCAGGGTGAAGGTGCGGTAACACGCACTGGAGGCCCGAACCCACGTACGTTGAAAAGTGCGGGGATGAGGTGGGGGTAGCGGAGAAATTCCAATCGAACTCGGAGATAGCTGGTTCTCCCCGAAATAGCTTTAGGGCTAGCCTCGGTGAATGGAGTGATGGAGGTAGAGCACTGATTGGGTGCGGGGCCCGCAAGGGTTACCAAGCTCAGTCAAACTCCGAATGCCATTACCTTCTTGCCGGGAGTCAGACAGTGAGTGCTAAGATCCATTGTCAAAAGGGAAACAGCCCAGACCATCAGCTAAGGTCCCCAAGTGTGTGTTAAGTGGGAAAGGATGTGGAGTTGCACAGACAACCAGGATGTTGGCTTAGAAGCAGCCACCATTTAAAGAGTGCGTAATAGCTCACTGGTCGAGTGACTCTGCGCCGAAAATGTAACGGGGCTAAACACACCACCGAAGCTATGGCTAGATGCTTTGCATCTGGGGTAGGGGAGCGTTGTATGTGGGTTGAAGGTGTACCGTAAGGAGCGCTGGACAGCATACAAGTGAGAATGCCGGTATGAGTAACGAAAAGATCAGTGAGAATCTGATCCGCCGAAAGCCCAAGGTTTCCTGAGGAAGGCTCGTCCGCTCAGGGTAAGTCGGGACCTAAGGCGAGGCCGATAGGCGTAGTCGAAGGACAACAGTTTGAAATTACTGTACCACCGTAATCCGCTATGAGCGATGGGGTGACGCAGGAGGGTAGTGACGCGGACTGATGGATGTCCGTCTAAGCAGTGAGGCTGGTGTGTAGGCAAATCCGCACATCGTAAGGCTGGGCTGTGATGGGGAGCGAAAATTATAGTAGCGAAGGTCATGATCTCACACTGCCAAGAAAAGCCTCTAGCCAGGAGAAGGTGCCCGTACCGCAAACCGACACAGGTAGGCGAGAAGAGAATTCTAAGGCGCGCGGAAGAACTCTCGTTAAGGAACTCGGCAAAATGACCCCGTAACTTCGGGAGAAGGGGTGCCTCGGTAGGGTGAATAGCCCGAGGGGGCCGCAGTGAAAAGGCCCAAGCGACTGTTTAGCAAAAACACAGGTCTGTGCGAAGCCGCAAGGCGAAGTATACGGGCTGACGCCTGCCCGGTGCTGGAAGGTTAAGGGGAGTGGTTAGGGGTAACCCGAAGCTATGAACCGAAGCCCCAGTAAACGGCGGCCGTAACTATAACGGTCCTAAGGTAGCGAAATTCCTTGTCAGGTAAATTCTGACCCGCACGAATGGCGTAACGACTTGGGCGCTGTCTCAACGAGAGATCCGGTGAAATTTTAATACCTGTGAAGATGCAGGTTACCCGCGACAAGACGGAAAGACCCCATGGAGCTTTACTGCAGCTTGATATTGAATTTGGGTACGATCTGTACAGGATAGGTGGGAGCCGTAGAAACAGGAGCGCAAGCTTCTGTGGAGGCGCCGTTGGGATACCACCCTGATCGTATCTAGGTTCTAACCTGGTGCCCTTAACGGGTACGGGGACCGTGTCAGGCGGGCAGTTTGACTGGGGCGGTCGCCTCCTAAAGAGTAACGGAGGCGTTCAAAGGTTCCCTCAGAATGGTTGGAAATCATTCGAAGAGTGCAAAGGCATAAGGGAGCTTGACTGCGAGACCTACAAGTCGAGCAGGGACGAAAGTCGGACTTAGTGATCCGGTGGTACCGCATGGAAGGGCCATCGCTCAACGGATAAAAGCTACCCTGGGGATAACAGGCTTATCTCCCCCAAGAGTCCACATCGACGGGGAGGTTTGGCACCTCGATGTCGGCTCATCGCATCCTGGGGCTGAAGTAGGTCCCAAGGGTTGGGCTGTTCGCCCATTAAAGCGGTACGCGAGCTGGGTTCAGAACGTCGTGAGACAGTTCGGTCCCTATCTGTCGTGGGCGCAGGAAATTTGAGAGGAGCTGTCCTTAGTACGAGAGGACCGGGATGGACGTACCGCTGGTGCACCAGTTGTTCCGCCAGGAGCATGGCTGGGTAGCTACGTACGGACGGGATAAGCGCTGAAAGCATCTAAGCGTGAAGCCCCCCTCAAGATGAGATTTCCCAATTAGTAAGACCCCTTGAAGACGACGAGGTAGATAGGTTGGAGGTGGAAGTGCAGCAATGCATGGAGCTGACCAATACTAATCGGTCGAGGGCTTATCCAATATCTATACACGCAGATTCGTTTCGGATTCAGTTTTCAGGAATCAAGTTCCTGAAGCATTTTCGCTGTAAATGCCCGTTTGGTGGCGATGGCGGAGGGGTTCCACGCGTACCCATCCCGAACACGACCGTTAAGTCCTCCAGCGCCGATGGTACTTGGACCGAAGGGTCCTGGGAGAGTAGGACGCCGCCAAGCGGACAATCCACACACTTTGTGGTATTTTTTTTGCCCTTATTAGTTAAATAGGTGTAAAAAGGGCCTTTAGCTCAGCTGGTTAGAGCGCACCTCTGATAAGGGTGAGGTCAGTGGTTCGAGTCCACTAAGGCCCACCATTTTCCCTGATAGCTCAGTTGGTAGAGCACTCGACTGTTAATCGAGTTGTCACAGGTTCGAGTCCTGTTCGGGGAGCCATCTGGAGAGGTGTCCGAGTTTGGCCGAAGGAGCACGATTGGAAATCGTGTAGGCGCCACAAGCGTCTCGAGGGTTCGAATCCCTCTCTCTCCGTTGCGTTACCTCCCTTTAATGGGTTGTAGAACAGCAGTAATAGTAGCATGGCCCGTTGGTCAAGGGGTTAAGACACCTCCCTTTCACGGAGGTAACAGGGGTTCGAATCCCCTACGGGTCATAAGATGGAGGCTTAGCTCAGCTGGGAGAGCATCTGCCTTACAAGCAGAGGGTCGGGGGTTCGATCCCCTCAGCCTCCACCATAAACATTCCTGATAACGGAATATATACTTTTTACTGACGCGGGGTGGAGCAGCCCGGTAGCTCGTCGGGCTCATAACCCGAAGGCCGCAGGTTCAAATCCTGCCCCCGCAATACATCCCCAAAAAGTGAAGAAATGCTTTGTAGCATATTCCGATTACTTTCCGGGGACCCCAAAATCTTTATCCTGGAACCGTGGTGTAGTTGGCCTAACATGCCTGCCTGTCACGCAGGAGATCGCGGGTTCGAATCCCGTCGGTTCCGCCATCTTTATTGCTTCTGGTATGAAGGTAACAGGAATTGAGCATCCTATATCTCGAAGTATAGAGTACCATCCGATTCCGTAGCATTTGCTAATTATTATTGTTGGGGATTAGCCAAGCGGTAAGGCAACGGACTTTGACTCCGTCATGCATAGGTTCAAATCCTATATCCCCAGCCATTACTTTTTCCTTGAGAGCCATTAGCTCAGTTGGTAGAGCACCTGACTTTTAATCAGGGTGTCGAAGGTTCGAGTCCTTCATGGCTCACCATTATTTACAAAGTGTGCGCGTGTGGCGGAATGGCAGACGCACCAGACTTAGGATCTGGCGTTTCACGACGTGGGGGTTCAAGTCCCTTCACGCGCACCATGTTTATGCGGACGTGGCTCAGCGGTAGAGCATCGCCTTGCCAAGGCGAGGGTCGCGGGTTCGATTCCCGTCGTCCGCTCCATATAGATTGTGCGCCCTTAGCTCAGCTGGATAGAGCGTTTGACTACGAATCAAAAGGTCAGGAGTTCGAATCTCTTAGGGCGCGCCATTTATTTTTTTAAGCAGTACGAACTACTTTATTACGGGATGTAGCTCAGCTTGGTAGAGCACCTGGTTTGGGACCAGGGGGTCGCATGTTCAAATCGTGTCATCCCGATTTTATATTTTGCGGGTGTAGTTCAATGGTAGAACTTTAGCCTTCCAAGCTAATAGCGTGGGTTCGATTCCCATCACCCGCTTCACACAAAGCAAGAACTGCAGTTAATCTGCGGTTCTTGCTTTTTTTGTATACTTCTTATCCGGACGGACGTGTGTTAGATGACAGCGGAAAAGCGCAGAATTCTGATATAGTTGAAGCTATGTACATAGGTACCTTTTATGATTGATAGGAAGCTAAGGAGTATAAGGAATGACAGACAAAGTAATCCGAATTTTTAAAATCATCAATGCCATCCAGTCCAACCCGGGGATTACCGCCGCCGATCTCGCCTTCCGATGCGATGTGAATATCAGGACGATTTACAGGGATCTTGATGTGATCAGCCATTTCGCGCCGGTTACGAACGAGGGCAGGGGGACCGGGTACAGGTTCCTGGGGAACTTTTTTCAGTATCCGCTTGATTTCTCGGAGCAGGAGGCACTGGCTTTTTCGCTGCTGCCGTCTGTGCTGCATGAGGACAAAATCCCTCCAGGCTTCCACACCGCCTATGATAAGGTAATGGGAACCCACCTCAAAGAAAAGTCCAAGTTGAACGGAGTGCTGGAGAATATTGCTGATATTATCCAGATGGGAACTCCCGCATACCGCAAAGAAAGCCGTAATTTTTTGCAGCCGATTATCGGCGCTATCCTGGAGCAGCAGAGCATCCGTACGGTTTACCACTCCCAGGCACGCAATGCTACAACTGAACGCGAGATCGACCCCTATTATCTGATTCCGCGCGACCAGCGCTTTTATCTCGTCGGCTACTGCCATCTTAAGCAGGATATCCGTACCTTCCGCATCAGCCGTTTTCAACAGGTGGAGGTAACCGGTAACGCTTTTGACAAGAGCGGGTTTAACATTAAGCATTATCTTAAAAATACCTGGTCCATCGACCGCGGCAGCAAAAATATCCGCTTTAAGGTCCGTTTCTCCCGTGAGGTGGCACGTTACATTAAGGAAGAGGAGCTGTTCGTGCATCCGTGGATGAGCGATGAGCAGGACGGCAGCCTGCTGTTTGAAGTGACTGTTAATAACGCCAAGGAATTCATGAAGTGGATTCTGCAATATGGTCCGGACGCGGAGATCCTGGAGCCGGCATCGGCCAGGCTGGAGATGAAGCAGAAGCTGGAGAGATGGATAAGGATGTATCAGTAGACAAAGGCACAACTCCCTGATTCATAGAGAATAGGAGTTGTGCCGCAGCATGACGTATTATTTTATGAAAAAGGATTACTCAGTCTGATCTGCATCCAGTGGAGCCGGCAGCCCAAGCCCTGCAGCTATACGCTGTCCAAACTCAGGATCAGCCTTGAAGAAGTGACCGATCTGGCGGATTTTGATCTCATCGTATTCAACTGGAGTCATCGCACCTACGATATTTTCTACCAGGCGTGCACGCTCCTCTTCACTCAGCAGGCGGTACAAATCACCGGCTTGTGTGTAGTGATCATTGTGATCGTAAGCAACGCTGTCAGCCTGACCGGTTACCTGAAATGGAGCAGGCTTATCCTGTGGAGACTCCTTAGCGCCGCCAAAGCTGTTAGGCTCATAATAGACGGAACCGCCGCCGTTACGGGTAGCGTTCATCGCACCGTCGCGCTGGTTATTGTTCACTTCGGCAACCGGACGGTTGATTGGCAGCTGGTTGTGGTTGGCTCCGACCCGGTAGCGATGGGCATCGGCGTATGCGAACAGGCGGCCCTGCAGCATTTTGTCAGGAGAGGCTTCTATGCCGGGCACGAATGAACCTGGAGAGAAGGTAGCCTGCTCAACCTCGGCAAAATAATTCTCCGGGTTACGGTCCAGCACCATCCGGCCGACTTCAATCAGCGGGTAATCCTTCTGCGACCAGACCTTGGTTACGTCAAACGGGTCGAACCGGTACGTATCCGCATCCTCCTCCGGCATAATCTGGACACACAGCTTCCAGGCCGGGAAATCCCCTTTATCGATCGCGTTGAACAAATCCTCAGTATGATAATCCGGGTTCTCACCCGCCAGCTGTGCCGCGAGCTTTACATCCAGATTCTTGACGCCCTGTTCTGTTTTAAAATGATACTTTACCCATACCACCTTACCCTCAGCATTAACCCATTTAAACGTATGGCTACCGAACCCGTGCATATGACGGAGTGTCGCCGGAATGCCGCGGTCAGACATGAGAATAGTAACCTGGTGCAGTGATTCAGGCGATAGGGACCAGAAATCCCAGACGGCGTTCGGATTCTTCAGGTGAGTCTGCGGATGGCGCTTCTGGGTATGGATGAAGTCCGGGAACTTAATGGCATCGCGGATGAAGAAGACCGGCGTATTGTTGCCCACCAGATCATAATTGCCTTCCTCCGTATAAAATTTAACGGCAAAACCGCGCGGATCACGAACCGTATCAGCTGAACCGAGCTCGCCGGCTACAGTTGAGAAGCGGATGAACATCGGCGTACGCTTGCCTACTTCAGACAAAAAGGCCGCCTTGGTATATTGGGACAAATCCTGTGTAACCTCAAAATATCCATGAGCACCAGCTCCCTTGGCATGGACAACCCGTTCTGGAACACGCTCTCTATTAAAATGGGCCAGCTTTTCAAGCAGATGAACATCCTGCAGCAAAGTAGGTCCGCGTGAGCCTGCGGTCATTGAATGCTGATTGTCTCCGACGGGGGCGCCCCAGCTTGTGGTTAATTTGTTATTGCCTTGACTCATGAATACATTCACCTCGGTATAGGATTTAAATTTAGAATTAGTATAAGTTTTATATTAACAAAAATTTTAGAGAAATCAATCCTTTTTTATAATTATTATAATTAACAATATGCGGAAATAGGGTTGATTATGAGCTGGTGCAGGCTGCTGATGAAAGACAGGGGCGGGCGAGATGAGGTTGACTAAAGGTATGGTGGGGAGGATCGGAGGAAAAGCGGAGGGAGCAGATTAAGTATATTGAAATGTATTGAATTGTGGTGAAGTGTGTTGAGTTGTTTTTAATAGTGTTATGTGATTGAAGAGGAGGGGGATTTTTACTTTAACTGCACTCTGTACATCTAAAATGGCTGTTCTTCATAAAAAAACCCCCGTCCGCGAGAAGCAGACAGGAGCTTAATATTGTTACACTATAGCGGAGGGAGAGCCTAGAGGGCTACTCCTTAATATACATTCTGCTGTAATACTCATCCAGCATCCGTTTGGTGGCGAATTCCTCGCGGGTGGTCTCAATGCTCTTACGCATCATTTTCACCCAGGTATCCCGGTTCTCATAGAAGGTCGGAAGCACACGGTTCAGCAGGGTATCGTATAAGGCATCGCTGTCATGCTTGTCGAGCACAGCAAAGTCAGTAGTCTCGAAGCCTTCCCCAATCTGCCAGCCATTCTCCCCGTCAATGCAGGCTTCGGGCCACCAGCCGTCAAGGATGGAGCAGTTCAGCACACCGTTCATCGCAGCCTTCATGCCGGAGGTGCCGCTGGCTTCCAGCGGACGGCGCGGGTTGTTGAGCCAGATGTCCGAGCCGCGGGTCAGCTGAGCGCCGATCGTCATATCGTAGTTTTCCAGGAAAACTACGCTCTTCGGATATTTTTTCATCATGGCAACGAGGTTGCTGACGATTTTTTTGCCGTTGTCATCCAGCGGATGGGCCTTGCCCGAGAAGACGATCTGGATTTTGCCATCCTTCAGATAAGGCTCAATAATCTCCGGCTGGGAGAAAATAAGATCACTGCGCTTGTACGGCGCGGCCCGGCGGGAGAAGCCAATCAGCAGGTTGTCGGGATTCAGTGCGATGCCGGAACGGTCCTCGATAAAGCCGATCAGCTCATTCTTGATCTCCTTGTGCGCGCCCCACAGGTCGCCGTCTTCCTCATAAGCACGCGTAATCCGCTCGTCCACCCAGGTAGGGGTATGGATAGCATTGGTGATGCCGATGATTTCCGATCTGCCGGCAACTTCCTTCCACATTTTGCCCGCTGTATCCGCATGCAGCTGGGCCACGCCGTTAGAGATGCGGGACAGGCGCAGACCGGCCACCGTCATATTAAACGGCTCGCCGCCGATCCGCTCCATCTGCGCACGGGTCAGGCCGTTAAAAGCGCCCATGTACTCAAGACGGTCCAGCGGATGGGTTTCGTTGCCCTCTTTTATCGGAGTATGGGTGGTGAACACTACTTCTTCGCGCGTAGCCTTCCAGGCCTCTTCAAAGGTGCTGCCTCCGGACATCTTCTCACGGATCAGCTCAACGGCAGCCAGCGCTGCATGGCCTTCATTGAAATGGTAGACGTCGATTGGAATCTCCAGCGCACGCATCGCTTTTACCCCGCCGATTCCGAGCACGATCTCCTGGGCAATCCGTTCCTCACCAAACCAGCCGTACAGCTGGCCGGTAATCCAGGCGTCACTGTTCTCCGGAATGTCCGTATCGAGCAGGTAGAGGGGGTTATTGCCGAACTTGTCTGTTTTCCATACTTTGCAGACTACATCTGTTTTTCTAACCTTTACAGTAACCTTAACGCCTGTATCTTCAAGAAAATCATAGACATAATTGTGGTAGGAGTCATAAGGATTGCCGTTCGCATCAATCTTCTGGTCGGTATAGCCCTGCTTCCATTTCAGCCCGATCGGGATGATGGGGGCGCCGATGTCCTTTGCACCTTTGATGTAATCTCCAGCAAGAATGCCCAGGCCGCCGGCGTACATTTTGAAGTCGGAATGCAGGCCATACTCCATGCTGAAATAAGCGACAGACGGTAATTTGTTCTGGTTCACTTGATAAGCCTCCTAAATATGAATTGGATTGGAATCAGGTGTTACTGCAGGCTACATCTAAGGTGCAAACGTTTGCTCAAAATGGCGAAAACTTCCCTGGAAGCGATTGCACACTTATTCTAGCACATTTATTCCAAAAAAGCACAGCGAAGTTTTCGTGAAGCAGCGGATATAAATTCACCGGATAAACCTTTCAGGACATGAAGGAAAAAGGGAAGCTATCAGCGGAATTCATGGCATCAGCCAGAATAGTTTGATTAACCCGGCTTGAGGCCATAAGATATAGAGGGAATGATTGTTTTGGATGATTAAAGAATTAACGGCATGAAAGGCCGGAGCGGTAACCGGGACTGCAGCATGATGAAGCAGCTCTGTCAAAATAAACTAATGGTGGTGTACAAGCTTGAGTATAGTAGTAATCGGAAGCTTAAACATGGACATGGTTGTGCGCACGCAGCGTGCACCGGAGGCGGGAGAGACGCTGTTCGGGCAGGATTTTGCCCTGTCGCCCGGCGGGAAAGGTGCCAACCAGGCTGTAGCGGCGGCTCGGCTCGGCGCGGAGGTCACGATGATCGGCAGCGTCGGCCGGGACGGCTTCGGGAGTGAGCTGCTGGAAATTATGCGCGGAGAAGGCATTCACACGGAGCATCTTACACAAAGCGAGAAGCTCGGCACTGGGGTTGCTTCGATCGTCGTTGACGGCGAGGGGGAGAACCGGATCATTGTGGTCCCGGGTGCGAACCTTGAGCTGGGTGTAGCGGATATTCAAGCACTGGAGACGGTTATTTCCGGTGCGGATATGATTGTCATGCAGCTGGAAACGGATCTTGCGATGTGCGAGGAAGCAGCACGGATAGCGGGCAAGCACCAGATACCGGTGATTCTTAATCCGGCGCCGGCACGTGAGCTGAGCAATGAAATGCTGAGCTATGTCACCTACCTCACTCCGAATGAGACAGAGGCAGGCATTCTTTCGGGCGTTGAAGTGAGCGGTATGGAGTCGGCGGAGCAGGCGGCACGTATTTTGCTGCAAAAAGGGGTGCAGAACGTGATCATCACTCTCGGCTCCAAAGGGGCGCTGATTGTAAATGGAGCCCACTGCGAGCATGTTCAGGGATTTCCGGTGAAGGCTGTGGATACAGTGGCTGCGGGGGATTCTTTTAACGGGGCGCTGGCTTATCAGCTGACCTCCGGGAAGCCGCTGGCAGCTGCTGTCCGTTTCGCCAATGCGGTTGGGGCGCTGGCAGTCGGCAGACAGGGGGCAATTCCGTCGCTGCCTAAGCTGGCAGAGGTTGAGCAGTTTATTAAGGCAGCTGCGGAGGCTTAAGGGATTACTAGAACAGATGTATAGGGGGCAGAACATAGATGAGCGGCACGGTAACCGTTAAAAATGTAACACTGGGCGAAGGTATGCCCAAGATTTGCGTACCTCTGGTCAGTACCACGCTGGCAGAGCTTGAGGCTGAAGCTGCTGCGGTGAAGGCTCTGGCTCCGGATGTGGTGGAGTGGCGGAGTGATTATTTTGCAGAAGTCGAAGATATTGCGGCCGTTAAGGCAGCACTGGAGCGGATTCAGGGCATACTGCCTGATATTCCGCTGATCTTTACGTTCCGCAGTGCGAGGGAAGGCGGAGAGAAGGAAATTTCCGCAGACTATTATGTTCAGCTTAATAAGGCTGCTGCCGGGAGCGGCTGGGTTGACATTATTGATGTAGAGCTGTCCGGCCGGGAAGAGGAGGTCCGCGGACTGATTGCAGCGGCGCATGCCTGCGGTGTTTTTGTTATCGTGTCTAATCATGATTTCGCAGGGACGCCTGCCGAAGAGGAGATCATTTCCCGGCTGCGCAGAGCCCAGGAGCTGGGCGGTGATCTGCCGAAGATTGCTGTTATGCCAAACAGTGCCGGAGATGTGCTGACCCTGCTGGCGGCAACTGTAAAAATGCAGGAGCTATACGCGGACCGTCCCATCATTACGATGTCGATGGGCGGGGAGGGTGTGATCAGCCGGCTGGCCGGGGAGATTTTTGGATCGGCGCTGACCTTTGGTGCGGCGCATAAGCCTTCGGCCCCGGGGCAGGTGGCAGCTGCTGAGCTGCGTACGGTGCTGGAGCTGCTGCATAGGAGCTTGTAGAGCAGGACTATGAAATTTAAAGGGGCGTTCCGGCCAGTGGCCGGAGCGCCTTTTGAATGTATGCGCCCGTGCCGGCGGTAAAAGTCCCGTTGTTTCAGGCGCGGACGAGTAGATTGGCGGAAATAACGGTAAAAGTCCCGTTGTTTCAGGCGCGGACGGGCGGATTGGCGGAAATAACGGTAAAAGTCCCGTTGTTTCAGGCGCGAACGGGCGGATTGGCGGAAATAACGGTAAAAGTCCCGTTGTTTCAGGCGCGGACGGGCGGATTGGCGGAAATAACGGTAAAAGTCCCGTTGTTATAGGCGCGGACGTTGGGATTGTCGGAAATAACGGTAAAAGTCCCGTTGTTTCAGGTGCGGACGGGTGGATTGTCGGAAATAACGGTAAAAGTCCCGTTGTTATAGGCGCGGACGAGTAGATTGGCGGAAATAACGGTAAAAGTCCCGTTGTTTCAGGCGCGGACGGGCGGATTGGCGGAAATAACGGTAAAAGTCCCGTTGTTTCAGGCGCGGACGGGCGAATTGGTGGAAATAAAAGTAAAATTCCCGTTGTTATAGGTGCGGACAGGCGGATTGTCGGAAATAACGGTAAAAGTCCCGTTGTTTCAGGCGCGGACGGGTAGATTGGTGGAAAGAACGGTAAAAGTCCCGTTGTTATAGGTGCAGACGGGTAGATTGTCGGAAATAACAGTAAAAGTCCCGTTGTTTCAGGCGCGGACGAGTAGATTGTCGGAAATAAAGGTAAAAGTCCCGGTGTTTCAGGCGCGGACGGGCGGATTGGCGGAATAACGGTAAAAGTCCCGTTGTTTCAGGCGCGGACGGGCGGATTGGCGGAAATAACGGTAAAAGTCCCGTTGTTTCAGGCGCGGACGGGCGGATTGGCGGAAATAACGGTAAAAGACCCGTTGTTATAGGCGCGGACGGGCGGATTGGCAGAAATAACGGTAAAAGTCCCGTTAATATTAGCCAATGCGGGAATTTATTAAATTAATCATCCCGGCTGTTTGTATCGGCACCTGCAGATAACCTACAATGTAGGCAGATGTATGTCAAACATACGCATACACCAAGTGCGTAGATGGAAAGGATGAAAGCCCATGACGGAATCCATTCTGGTTGTTGAGGATGAGGAAAAAATCGCCCGCCTGCTGCAGATTGAGCTGGAGTGCGAGGGATACCGCGTGTCCATCGCAGGCAGCGGACCCGGCGGGCTTGAAATGTATCAGGAGCACCAGCCGGATCTGCTGCTGCTGGATGTTATGCTGCCCGGCTTCAGCGGAATTGAGCTGCTGCGGCGCATCCGGGTGAGCGATGCGCATACTCCGGTTCTGCTGCTGACTGCCAAAAGCTCTGTCGAGGATAAGGTATCCGGCCTGGATCTGGGCGCCAATGATTATATTACGAAGCCGTTTCAGATCGAGGAGGTGCTGGCCCGTGTCCGTGCTGCGCTGCGGCTGGCTTCAAGCCGCAAGTCGGCGGAGGCGGAAACAGGCACAGACTCCTGGCTG
Proteins encoded:
- a CDS encoding helix-turn-helix transcriptional regulator, which produces MTDKVIRIFKIINAIQSNPGITAADLAFRCDVNIRTIYRDLDVISHFAPVTNEGRGTGYRFLGNFFQYPLDFSEQEALAFSLLPSVLHEDKIPPGFHTAYDKVMGTHLKEKSKLNGVLENIADIIQMGTPAYRKESRNFLQPIIGAILEQQSIRTVYHSQARNATTEREIDPYYLIPRDQRFYLVGYCHLKQDIRTFRISRFQQVEVTGNAFDKSGFNIKHYLKNTWSIDRGSKNIRFKVRFSREVARYIKEEELFVHPWMSDEQDGSLLFEVTVNNAKEFMKWILQYGPDAEILEPASARLEMKQKLERWIRMYQ
- the katA gene encoding catalase KatA; this encodes MSQGNNKLTTSWGAPVGDNQHSMTAGSRGPTLLQDVHLLEKLAHFNRERVPERVVHAKGAGAHGYFEVTQDLSQYTKAAFLSEVGKRTPMFIRFSTVAGELGSADTVRDPRGFAVKFYTEEGNYDLVGNNTPVFFIRDAIKFPDFIHTQKRHPQTHLKNPNAVWDFWSLSPESLHQVTILMSDRGIPATLRHMHGFGSHTFKWVNAEGKVVWVKYHFKTEQGVKNLDVKLAAQLAGENPDYHTEDLFNAIDKGDFPAWKLCVQIMPEEDADTYRFDPFDVTKVWSQKDYPLIEVGRMVLDRNPENYFAEVEQATFSPGSFVPGIEASPDKMLQGRLFAYADAHRYRVGANHNQLPINRPVAEVNNNQRDGAMNATRNGGGSVYYEPNSFGGAKESPQDKPAPFQVTGQADSVAYDHNDHYTQAGDLYRLLSEEERARLVENIVGAMTPVEYDEIKIRQIGHFFKADPEFGQRIAAGLGLPAPLDADQTE
- the glgP gene encoding alpha-glucan family phosphorylase; translation: MNQNKLPSVAYFSMEYGLHSDFKMYAGGLGILAGDYIKGAKDIGAPIIPIGLKWKQGYTDQKIDANGNPYDSYHNYVYDFLEDTGVKVTVKVRKTDVVCKVWKTDKFGNNPLYLLDTDIPENSDAWITGQLYGWFGEERIAQEIVLGIGGVKAMRALEIPIDVYHFNEGHAALAAVELIREKMSGGSTFEEAWKATREEVVFTTHTPIKEGNETHPLDRLEYMGAFNGLTRAQMERIGGEPFNMTVAGLRLSRISNGVAQLHADTAGKMWKEVAGRSEIIGITNAIHTPTWVDERITRAYEEDGDLWGAHKEIKNELIGFIEDRSGIALNPDNLLIGFSRRAAPYKRSDLIFSQPEIIEPYLKDGKIQIVFSGKAHPLDDNGKKIVSNLVAMMKKYPKSVVFLENYDMTIGAQLTRGSDIWLNNPRRPLEASGTSGMKAAMNGVLNCSILDGWWPEACIDGENGWQIGEGFETTDFAVLDKHDSDALYDTLLNRVLPTFYENRDTWVKMMRKSIETTREEFATKRMLDEYYSRMYIKE
- the rbsK gene encoding ribokinase translates to MSIVVIGSLNMDMVVRTQRAPEAGETLFGQDFALSPGGKGANQAVAAARLGAEVTMIGSVGRDGFGSELLEIMRGEGIHTEHLTQSEKLGTGVASIVVDGEGENRIIVVPGANLELGVADIQALETVISGADMIVMQLETDLAMCEEAARIAGKHQIPVILNPAPARELSNEMLSYVTYLTPNETEAGILSGVEVSGMESAEQAARILLQKGVQNVIITLGSKGALIVNGAHCEHVQGFPVKAVDTVAAGDSFNGALAYQLTSGKPLAAAVRFANAVGALAVGRQGAIPSLPKLAEVEQFIKAAAEA
- the aroD gene encoding type I 3-dehydroquinate dehydratase; the encoded protein is MSGTVTVKNVTLGEGMPKICVPLVSTTLAELEAEAAAVKALAPDVVEWRSDYFAEVEDIAAVKAALERIQGILPDIPLIFTFRSAREGGEKEISADYYVQLNKAAAGSGWVDIIDVELSGREEEVRGLIAAAHACGVFVIVSNHDFAGTPAEEEIISRLRRAQELGGDLPKIAVMPNSAGDVLTLLAATVKMQELYADRPIITMSMGGEGVISRLAGEIFGSALTFGAAHKPSAPGQVAAAELRTVLELLHRSL
- a CDS encoding response regulator transcription factor, whose translation is MTESILVVEDEEKIARLLQIELECEGYRVSIAGSGPGGLEMYQEHQPDLLLLDVMLPGFSGIELLRRIRVSDAHTPVLLLTAKSSVEDKVSGLDLGANDYITKPFQIEEVLARVRAALRLASSRKSAEAETGTDSWLRADDLELSETTREVIRAGRSIELTPREFDLLVYLMKNKRQVLNREQIMTAVWGYDYYGDTNVVDVYIRYVRKKIALENENELIHTVRGIGYVLKDAQ